A single region of the Laspinema palackyanum D2c genome encodes:
- a CDS encoding efflux RND transporter periplasmic adaptor subunit has product MTTTNNQPQKSPLKVVPPKSIAQPQTVVAPAATPTSAADSPAKAPTASKSYGKWLMMLILVAGGVAVSRLSILNHVGAEGEVTSRTDERHRILMPMSGIVKLKVGSNESVKAGDVVAEVFSREIEGQIAEAERSLQQANASQSTAEEGLKVAEKELDAAKLAVVLAQKRADKQQQEIQAIISGEKQPKIREIEQEIRSIESEIAAIRNVILGLESQIGGVKTEISAIELSRLNFQEILELQQGKIARFQPLLEEKALALEHFEEAKKEEIRLRSQIDQLTSQIGVKQLQIDQLQSSIHERGNFIEQKSRSIAAKLEQIKAVEKQVEDLRDERDNDVEQYTAAQRSAETKVAAAFSEVENETKRVAKAELELQRVRAIQGDLIVTTKTSGIILDTDLDLRHNTPLSVGQELMTVVDLAQLTAQLQIPQEDEKLVKPGQTVIFKLAEPNSIPYQATVEDIPPLITPDISGAKRFLTVTILIDNHDKRLRPGSKGFAHIETGEMRVYQKVQHELNKVFNLDKYFVGFSKN; this is encoded by the coding sequence ATGACTACCACAAATAATCAACCGCAAAAGTCTCCTCTAAAAGTCGTCCCGCCAAAATCTATTGCCCAACCTCAAACGGTAGTGGCACCAGCAGCCACGCCCACATCTGCGGCGGATTCCCCTGCCAAAGCACCGACTGCATCTAAATCTTACGGGAAATGGTTGATGATGTTGATTTTGGTGGCGGGTGGGGTGGCGGTTTCCCGACTCTCAATACTCAATCATGTCGGAGCGGAAGGAGAAGTTACTTCCCGCACAGATGAGCGGCATCGTATCCTCATGCCTATGTCGGGTATTGTAAAATTAAAAGTGGGAAGCAATGAATCAGTTAAAGCGGGTGATGTGGTTGCAGAAGTTTTTAGCCGAGAGATAGAAGGCCAAATTGCGGAGGCGGAACGGAGTTTGCAACAAGCAAATGCCAGTCAGTCTACGGCAGAAGAAGGGTTAAAGGTTGCTGAAAAGGAACTGGATGCTGCTAAATTAGCGGTGGTCCTCGCTCAAAAGCGAGCTGACAAACAACAGCAGGAAATACAAGCAATTATTTCTGGAGAAAAACAGCCAAAAATTCGGGAAATAGAACAAGAAATAAGAAGCATTGAAAGTGAAATAGCTGCAATCAGAAATGTAATTCTAGGGCTGGAAAGTCAAATTGGAGGTGTTAAAACTGAAATTTCTGCAATAGAGCTAAGTCGGTTGAATTTTCAGGAAATTTTGGAACTTCAACAAGGAAAAATAGCACGATTTCAACCCCTTTTAGAAGAAAAAGCCTTAGCGCTTGAACACTTTGAAGAAGCTAAAAAGGAAGAAATTAGACTGAGGAGTCAAATTGACCAATTAACCTCTCAGATAGGGGTGAAACAGTTACAGATTGACCAACTACAGAGTTCAATTCATGAGCGAGGCAACTTCATTGAACAAAAAAGCCGCTCCATTGCAGCTAAACTTGAGCAAATCAAGGCCGTAGAAAAGCAAGTGGAAGACTTACGCGATGAGCGAGATAATGATGTTGAGCAATATACAGCCGCTCAACGTTCGGCGGAAACGAAAGTGGCAGCGGCTTTTTCGGAAGTCGAGAATGAAACAAAACGGGTAGCTAAAGCTGAATTGGAACTTCAACGAGTTCGGGCAATTCAAGGTGATTTAATCGTCACGACTAAGACTTCAGGAATTATTTTGGATACGGATTTAGACCTGCGCCATAATACCCCCTTATCCGTGGGTCAAGAGTTAATGACTGTGGTAGATTTAGCACAACTTACAGCCCAGTTACAAATTCCTCAAGAAGATGAAAAATTAGTCAAGCCGGGTCAAACCGTCATTTTTAAACTCGCCGAGCCTAACAGCATTCCCTATCAAGCAACAGTTGAGGACATTCCGCCCCTCATCACCCCAGATATATCGGGAGCAAAACGCTTTTTGACCGTCACAATTTTGATTGACAATCATGATAAGCGATTACGACCCGGAAGTAAAGGATTTGCTCATATAGAAACCGGGGAAATGCGAGTTTACCAAAAAGTTCAGCATGAACTAAACAAGGTTTTTAATTTGGATAAATATTTTGTGGGGTTTTCCAAAAATTAA